The Candidatus Zixiibacteriota bacterium genome window below encodes:
- a CDS encoding sugar phosphate nucleotidyltransferase yields the protein MKKGLKIIVPVAGEGTRMRPHTYTVPKPLLPVAGKPVLSHVIDPLTFLEPEEMIFVIGHLGDQIEEFVKKHYKFPVSFVRQQELLGLGFAIYLALKVVKPGPLLVVLGDTIAKTDYKEFVKSDRNVIGLKAVKDPRRFGVAVIDNGRIIALEEKPQNPKSDLALIGLYYFPDSEVLKLHLSKLVEMGKKTSGEIQLTDALEFMLGAGELFKPFIIDGWYDCGKRETILETNRLLLEEMNAFNDYPGSIIIPPVHISPSARIEQSIIGPYVTVADGAQVHKSIIRDSIIGRKSVIEHSLLEQSLVGEKAVVRGSFDRLNIGSSTEIG from the coding sequence ATGAAAAAAGGACTTAAGATAATCGTCCCTGTAGCCGGTGAGGGGACAAGGATGCGCCCTCATACCTACACCGTGCCGAAACCGCTTCTGCCGGTCGCCGGAAAACCGGTTCTCTCTCATGTCATCGACCCCTTAACCTTCCTGGAACCGGAGGAAATGATTTTTGTCATCGGGCATCTCGGTGACCAGATTGAAGAATTCGTCAAGAAACATTATAAATTTCCGGTATCGTTCGTCCGGCAGCAGGAACTTCTCGGACTCGGATTTGCCATCTATCTTGCCCTGAAAGTGGTCAAGCCGGGTCCGCTTCTTGTGGTGCTCGGTGATACCATCGCCAAGACCGATTACAAGGAGTTCGTAAAGAGCGACCGCAATGTCATCGGCTTGAAAGCGGTGAAGGACCCGCGCCGTTTCGGCGTTGCCGTCATTGATAACGGCCGCATCATCGCCCTCGAAGAAAAGCCGCAGAATCCCAAATCCGACCTGGCGCTTATAGGTCTTTATTATTTCCCTGATTCTGAGGTTCTTAAACTTCATTTGAGTAAATTAGTCGAGATGGGCAAGAAAACCAGCGGTGAAATCCAGTTGACCGATGCCCTCGAATTCATGCTCGGGGCAGGCGAACTTTTCAAACCGTTCATTATTGACGGCTGGTACGACTGCGGCAAACGGGAAACCATTCTGGAGACCAATCGTCTGTTGCTCGAAGAGATGAACGCCTTCAATGATTATCCCGGGTCGATTATCATTCCGCCGGTGCATATTTCCCCCTCGGCAAGAATCGAGCAGTCGATTATTGGTCCCTATGTTACCGTGGCGGATGGTGCTCAGGTGCATAAATCAATCATTCGCGACTCTATTATCGGCCGCAAGTCAGTTATCGAGCATTCCCTTCTTGAGCAATCGCTGGTCGGCGAAAAAGCGGTTGTCCGCGGAAGTTTCGACCGCCTCAATATCGGAAGTTCCACAGAAATTGGATAA
- a CDS encoding DUF6754 domain-containing protein, translating to MIIATSHKIFAIIMLLSPSLALAGEPDSLFRTNRTPILFFAALFSIVILLYTRWAKQGKPLFIRKIAGLDAVEEAVGRATEMGKPVLYIPGISEIDEIETIAGIAILGRVARITAQYETPLIVPVRYPMVLAAGQEVVEQAYTEMGKKDSYNKDIVRYVAGEQFAFTATVNGIMMRDRPAANIYMGGFFAESLLLAETGNAAGSIQIAGTARPEQLPFFIAACDYTLMGEELYAASSYLSHEPILLGGLKGQDFIKMILVVCIIAGCLLATVESGDWFKNIFKAE from the coding sequence GTGATAATCGCAACATCGCACAAAATCTTCGCCATAATTATGCTTCTGTCCCCCTCACTGGCGCTTGCCGGGGAGCCCGATTCGTTATTCCGCACTAACCGCACCCCTATTCTTTTCTTTGCCGCGCTCTTCTCCATCGTTATTCTTCTCTACACCCGCTGGGCAAAGCAGGGGAAGCCGCTCTTTATCCGCAAAATCGCCGGGCTGGACGCCGTGGAAGAAGCGGTCGGACGCGCCACCGAGATGGGCAAGCCGGTGCTGTATATCCCGGGAATCTCAGAGATTGATGAAATTGAAACTATCGCCGGAATCGCTATTCTGGGGCGGGTAGCCCGGATTACCGCGCAGTATGAAACGCCTCTCATTGTACCGGTGCGATACCCGATGGTACTTGCCGCCGGACAGGAAGTCGTGGAGCAGGCTTATACTGAAATGGGCAAGAAAGACAGTTATAATAAAGATATTGTCCGGTATGTCGCCGGTGAGCAATTCGCCTTCACGGCAACCGTAAACGGCATTATGATGCGCGACCGCCCCGCCGCCAATATATATATGGGTGGGTTTTTCGCCGAGTCGCTGCTGCTTGCCGAGACCGGCAATGCCGCCGGCTCAATTCAGATTGCCGGAACCGCCCGCCCCGAGCAACTCCCTTTCTTTATCGCCGCCTGCGACTACACTCTCATGGGTGAAGAGCTCTACGCGGCCTCCAGTTATCTCAGCCATGAGCCGATTCTTCTGGGCGGACTCAAAGGACAGGATTTTATCAAGATGATTCTTGTCGTCTGCATTATTGCCGGTTGCCTCCTGGCAACGGTCGAGTCCGGAGACTGGTTCAAAAACATTTTCAAGGCAGAATAA